The Aspergillus fumigatus Af293 chromosome 3, whole genome shotgun sequence region ACCTTCTCGCAACAAACCTGCCATTCCGATCAAGTTCTGCGCTGCCATTTCCAGCGCATCCGCTCTTCGAAGTCCCTCCGCAACGCAGCCATCCAGAATGCCATCAAACGGAACAGTAAGAACGGCAATGGAGGAACCCACAAGCATTGTGCCAATATCGAACAGATCTGCCGCCAGGAATTTCACTTTTCCAATCTGTTCGAAAATCCAGGTCAAGGTGTCGGCGATGTCATGCGAGAgattgttgttgatctcgaTGATGGTCATCGATTGACGCAGACGAGCTGCAACATTGGGCATTGCTCTCACAATGATTGCTTTCGATTCGGCATCGTCTGCGGGTGTATCGCGATAGATATACTTCTCGATATCTTCAGGCGATTTTCCCGCCATGATGCTGATCACCAATTTCCCTGCTAGGGCCTCCCGCACGCCTAACTCGCCCAAAACTTCCTCGGCCAGATAAGGTTTGCAGGCAAGCAGGACAATGTCCGCCTCTTGCATGGCGAGAAGATTATCCGAATGTCTAATGTCAACACGATCTTTATCCGCTTGGAATTCTTCCCCAAGTCGGTGGGCAGATGCAGCGCTCTTCGTGCTCACAATAAAACGTGAGATCTTTGCCGATGGACTACCATTTGAATCTGTCGTCCGACGTGTCGCATCAAGGAGGCCGCTCAGAATAGCTGAGCCCATATTTCCTTTCAAATGATTAGTTCCACGGACGCTCAGTGAAGGGGCCCCTTCTATAGCTACCGCAACCAATGAACGCAAGTGTACGGTCAGATACCATTGTGTTGAATTTTTCAGTAGTGACGAGCCCAGAGAGTGCCCAGGAAGAATTAGATAGATAGACGAAGTATGTATGAGCAACAAGATCAAGAGGCAGATAGATATTGCGGGAACCGATTGGGGTCTCAGCTTCGGGGAAAGAACCCGAGAAATTGGGGATGCAGTGTATCTACTTATCACTTGTTCTTCGCTGAGGATCAGATCGTTTACCACCAATTAATTCCTGTACATGCAACCGAGAAAGGTACTTAAGGACTTGTCTGTACATATTGGCTTGCGCATCATGGAGATCAGTTGCCTGTATGCCCGTGACTACTGAGTTACTGGCAAACGGCCAGCAGTCGAAACATCCTGCTTCACCCCGATTGTGGATAGCGCGCTCAATGCATATCAGGAATGAAGAATTGACGTCGGGTGGCTTGGCGTTGTCTGTATTTTCAATAAAGTAAACAGAATGCAAATGCAaaaggaaaaacaaaaagtGAAGGTTGGCCCGAGCCGCGGATCGAACGCGGGACCTCTCGCAAATATGCTTGGGTTTTTCCCTAAGCGAGAATCATACCACTAGACCACCCGGGCAATGTGCTGTTAAGGCAGACTAATTAATTATAGGAGCCTTGCTAGGACAAATGgtagtttttttttttttttttttttttttttttttttttttttttatatatattttcccTCTCATGGATTGATACTTAACACAGTTAACTCTAGGATTCTTAACTATAGCTACCTTGATGACTAACATAACCTACTTTGATCTTGGGAGCCATATGACTTACCAGTGTTATACGTAGTCCAAGTGATATGTTATACACATCCTCGCTCCAAGCTCTCTCCTGCACCAAAACTACGACGCTTGAATAATGTTCACCTACCACAAAAGGAAATCTCTATGGTGCACTTCAAGTTGATATGACCCAGGCATCGGAGCAGAAAGCTCCTAGACATTTGTGCACAGAACTCCCGTGCGCGAAGCTATCTGACAGGAAGAAAGGTGCCTATAGCGATGCAGGGTATATGCTCAGGCCGTATAGAGTCCACTATTAACAAGCAAATGAAATGACCGAGATATTGATTATCGAGGCAATATAGGAAACCTGTTGATTTATTGCGAATCGTAATTGCCAAGAAAGGTTAAAAGCTAGCTATGCTATGAACCATAAGCTGAAAGTCCTAGAGCAATTGCGAAAAGGAGGGTGACATTACTCCCTCGGATCGGAACGAACCGTCATGTCATCGAGACGCATCATCCTATACCAGACGCTTGTGCTTCTCAGAACTGTAAGTGTAAGGAACACAACAACACGAGCTGGGTATTGTGTATAGACACACATTTCGCCGAGTTGGCGGCCCGGCGCCAAGGATGATTTGCTAGAATGGATGATCAAACGTCCCGCGCAGACAGAAATTGTCGCGGGAGGCTAAATCGATTTCCCTCGAGACCGAACCGGCCTGGGATCTCGACATATGGACGAGAGTCAAGACGGCCCGCGCAAACCGGAGTCGCGGCATACCTGTCGCTTATAGAGATTGAATGCGGATATATCCACCGGCAGGCCATTCTTAGGAGATCTTCGGACGCTTGGCATTTGGAAAGCCCGAACCTGCTCGCATACGCTTGCGCTCCATcgcttccatctcctccttcatgaTGCGCTCCTGCTCGGTCATCTTCTTAGGTTGTTCCAACACTGGCCCTTTCTTTCCTGCTAGGGGATTCTTCTTTGTCATGGCTGCGAAGACATTCTTCGGCTTATTGTTGTTAAGTGACATGGAGAGCTTGGGAGCCGCGGGTTGCGATGCAGCCTCTACTGGAGCCGCGGGAGACTCAACCGCACTCGTGTCTGGTGCCGCCGAAGACGGTTCCTtatccttctcctctggcGACTGCGTCCTTGAAGCCCCTGACTTTGACTCTCCATTCGTCTTCGACCCAAACCCAATATTGAGCTTCACCTTCTCGCCCTCCTTGCGCT contains the following coding sequences:
- a CDS encoding pyrroline-5-carboxylate reductase, encoding MGSAILSGLLDATRRTTDSNGSPSAKISRFIVSTKSAASAHRLGEEFQADKDRVDIRHSDNLLAMQEADIVLLACKPYLAEEVLGELGVREALAGKLVISIMAGKSPEDIEKYIYRDTPADDAESKAIIVRAMPNVAARLRQSMTIIEINNNLSHDIADTLTWIFEQIGKVKFLAADLFDIGTMLVGSSIAVLTVPFDGILDGCVAEGLRRADALEMAAQNLIGMAGLLREGVHPAILRESISSPRGCTIQGLLAVEKEGMRGACAQAMINGARHLKEIH